The following coding sequences lie in one Seriola aureovittata isolate HTS-2021-v1 ecotype China chromosome 5, ASM2101889v1, whole genome shotgun sequence genomic window:
- the LOC130170225 gene encoding progonadoliberin-1-like, whose product MGMKTLSLWLLLVGMLLPQHRCQHWSYGLSPGGKRELDSLSDTLANIVEGAPHVETPCRMLGCAEESPFARIYRMKGFLGSATDRENGHRTYKK is encoded by the exons ATGGGAATGAAAACCTTgtcactgtggctgctgcttGTGGGGATGTTACTGCCACAGCACCGCTGTCAGCACTGGTCATATGGACTGAGCCCAGGAGGGAAGAGGGAACTGGATAGTCTTTCAGACACACTGGCCAAT ATAGTTGAGGGGGCTCCACATGTGGAGACACCCTGTCGCATGTTGGGTTGTGCAGAGGAATCACCTTTTGCCAGAATTTATAGAATGAAAGGATTCCTT ggCAGTGCCACTGACAGGGAAAATGGACACagaacatataaaaaataa
- the npy8br gene encoding neuropeptide Y receptor Y8b, whose translation MELQHSTNHNQALWKEIPWDFTEDCSLSVSGTTFLIVAYSTVMAVGLIGNSCLVFVITRHKEMRNVTNIFIVNLSCSDILMCIVCLPVTIIYTLMDHWILGDTLCKLTPFIQCISVTVSIYSLVLIAMERYQLIVHPTGWKPVVCQSYLAVAVTWIVACLISVPFLSYSILTLPFQNLSMPFPLSDHPVCMERWPSLQERRAYTTSLLVFQYFLPLVLIMVCYMHIYLRLRRRKDMVERGRNTTQKKNKGSTRINAMLISIVVAFTLSWLPLNVFNTVFDWNHEAIPSCSHDIIFSFCHLTAMASTCINPIIYGFLNSNFQKHLKSTLLRCRCWGVAERYETVPLSTVSTEVTKGSILSNGSISINT comes from the coding sequence ATGGAGTTGCAGCACAGCACCAACCACAACCAAGCCTTGTGGAAAGAGATACCGTGGGATTTCACAGAGGACTGCTCGCTCTCAGTGAGTGGCACCACTTTCCTCATCGTTGCTTACAGCACAGTCATGGCGGTGGGTCTCATTGGGAACTCTTGCCTGGTGTTCGTCATCACGCGGCACAAGGAGATGCGCAACGTCACCAACATCTTCATCGTCAACCTGTCTTGTTCTGACATCCTCATGTGTATCGTCTGCCTGCCGGTCACTATTATCTACACTCTGATGGACCACTGGATCCTAGGAGACACCCTCTGCAAGCTCACGCCCTTCATCCAGTGTATATCAGTTACTGTCTCCATCTATTCCCTCGTCCTCATCGCCATGGAGCGCTACCAGCTCATCGTCCACCCGACTGGATGGAAGCCTGTGGTGTGCCAGTCCTACCTGGCCGTGGCTGTCACCTGGATCGTGGCCTGTCTAATCTCAGTGCCTTTCCTCTCATACAGCATACTTACCTTGCCTTTCCAGAACCTGAGCATGCCCTTCCCACTCAGCGATCACCCCGTCTGCATGGAGCGGTGGCCGTCGCTTCAAGAACGGCGAGCTTACACCACCTCCCTGCTCGTCTTCCAGTACTTCCTCCCGCTCGTCCTCATCATGGTCTGCTACATGCACATCTACCTGCGTCtaaggaggaggaaggacaTGGTGGAGCGCGGCAGGAACACcactcaaaagaaaaacaaaggctCCACAAGGATCAACGCCATGTTAATCTCCATAGTGGTGGCGTTCACCCTCTCCTGGCTCCCTCTCAACGTCTTCAACACGGTGTTTGACTGGAACCACGAGGCCATCCCGTCCTGTAGCCACGACATCATCTTCTCATTCTGCCACCTCACAGCGATGGCCTCCACCTGCATCAACCCCATCATCTACGGGTTCCTCAACAGCAACTTCCAGAAACACCTGAAATCCACTCTGTTGCGTTGTCGCTGCTGGGGGGTGGCGGAGCGGTACGAGACGGTCCCGCTCTCCACCGTCAGCACAGAGGTCACCAAGGGGTCGATCTTGAGCAATGGATCTATTAGCATCAATACTTAA
- the ankrd39 gene encoding ankyrin repeat domain-containing protein 39 isoform X3, with the protein MASDKQHCSCCSHQVSSPSVYQTLNEMDFERGIWSAAVDGNLERVKSLVQKGTDPNLRDSSGYTALTPGGATPLHRSAYCGHLDVVRLLVHHRADPMLCDDDGASPLHKAAERGHEEVCQLLLEQCPALCSQMNKRLQLPYQLAQQGDLQELLKPPG; encoded by the exons ATGGCGTCTGACAAACAGCACTGCTCGTGCTGCTCCCATCAGGTCTCCTCTCCCAGTGTTTACCAGACGCTGAATGAAATGGATTTTGAACGAG GTATCTGGTCTGCTGCGGTGGATGGGAACTTGGAGAGGGTTAAGTCCTTGGTCCAGAAGGGCACAGACCCTAACCTGAGAGACTCATCTGGATACACAGCTCTG ACACCAGGCGGTGCCACACCACTGCATCGGTCAGCTTACTGTGGTCACCTGGATGTGGTTAGGCTCCTTGTACACCACAGGGCAGATCCCATGCTCTGTGATGACGATGGTGCATCCCCTTTACATAAG GCTGCAGAACGGGGTCATGAAGAGGTGTGTCAGCTGCTTCTTGAGCAGTGTCCAGCACTCTGCAGCCAGATGAACAAGAGGCTGCAGCTACCGTACCAGCTGGCGCAGCAGGGAGATCTGCAGGAGCTCTTAAAACCACCTGggtga
- the ankrd39 gene encoding ankyrin repeat domain-containing protein 39 isoform X2, giving the protein MKWILNEVCIHVSGIWSAAVDGNLERVKSLVQKGTDPNLRDSSGYTALHYASRSGHLAVCKFLLENGACASPQTPGGATPLHRSAYCGHLDVVRLLVHHRADPMLCDDDGASPLHKAAERGHEEVCQLLLEQCPALCSQMNKRLQLPYQLAQQGDLQELLKPPG; this is encoded by the exons ATGAAATGGATTTTGAACGAGGTTTGCATTCATGTGTCAG GTATCTGGTCTGCTGCGGTGGATGGGAACTTGGAGAGGGTTAAGTCCTTGGTCCAGAAGGGCACAGACCCTAACCTGAGAGACTCATCTGGATACACAGCTCTG CATTATGCAAGTCGCAGTGGTCATCTTGCTGTTTGCAAGTTTCTTCTTGAGAACGGTGCCTGTGCATCTCCCCAGACACCAGGCGGTGCCACACCACTGCATCGGTCAGCTTACTGTGGTCACCTGGATGTGGTTAGGCTCCTTGTACACCACAGGGCAGATCCCATGCTCTGTGATGACGATGGTGCATCCCCTTTACATAAG GCTGCAGAACGGGGTCATGAAGAGGTGTGTCAGCTGCTTCTTGAGCAGTGTCCAGCACTCTGCAGCCAGATGAACAAGAGGCTGCAGCTACCGTACCAGCTGGCGCAGCAGGGAGATCTGCAGGAGCTCTTAAAACCACCTGggtga
- the ankrd39 gene encoding ankyrin repeat domain-containing protein 39 isoform X1, producing the protein MASDKQHCSCCSHQVSSPSVYQTLNEMDFERGIWSAAVDGNLERVKSLVQKGTDPNLRDSSGYTALHYASRSGHLAVCKFLLENGACASPQTPGGATPLHRSAYCGHLDVVRLLVHHRADPMLCDDDGASPLHKAAERGHEEVCQLLLEQCPALCSQMNKRLQLPYQLAQQGDLQELLKPPG; encoded by the exons ATGGCGTCTGACAAACAGCACTGCTCGTGCTGCTCCCATCAGGTCTCCTCTCCCAGTGTTTACCAGACGCTGAATGAAATGGATTTTGAACGAG GTATCTGGTCTGCTGCGGTGGATGGGAACTTGGAGAGGGTTAAGTCCTTGGTCCAGAAGGGCACAGACCCTAACCTGAGAGACTCATCTGGATACACAGCTCTG CATTATGCAAGTCGCAGTGGTCATCTTGCTGTTTGCAAGTTTCTTCTTGAGAACGGTGCCTGTGCATCTCCCCAGACACCAGGCGGTGCCACACCACTGCATCGGTCAGCTTACTGTGGTCACCTGGATGTGGTTAGGCTCCTTGTACACCACAGGGCAGATCCCATGCTCTGTGATGACGATGGTGCATCCCCTTTACATAAG GCTGCAGAACGGGGTCATGAAGAGGTGTGTCAGCTGCTTCTTGAGCAGTGTCCAGCACTCTGCAGCCAGATGAACAAGAGGCTGCAGCTACCGTACCAGCTGGCGCAGCAGGGAGATCTGCAGGAGCTCTTAAAACCACCTGggtga
- the kctd9a gene encoding BTB/POZ domain-containing protein KCTD9a: protein MRRVTLFINGTSKNGKVVAVYGTLSDLLSVASNKLGIKASSLYNGKGGLIDDIALIRDDDVLYVSEGDPFIDPQNEAKLRSDPHGAHTDWLTLNIGGRLFTTTRSTLVSKEPESMLAHMFREKDVWGNKQDKHGAYLIDRSPEYFEPILNYLRHGQLIINEGINIRGVLEEARFFGIEQLAEQLEVAIKNAQPPEDHSPISRKEFVRFLLATPTKSELRCQGLNFSGADLSRLDLRYINFKMANLSRCNLTQANLCCSNLERADLSGANLDGANLQGVKMLCSNAEGASLKGCNFEDPSGLKANLEGANLKGVDMEGSQMTGINLRVATLKNAKLKNCNLRGATLAGTDLENCDLSGCDLQEANLRGSNVKGAIFEEMLTPLHMSQSVR, encoded by the exons ATGAGAAGAGTTACGTTATTCATTAACGGGACATCTAAAAATGGCAAG gttGTAGCAGTGTACGGGACCTTGTCCGACTTACTATCCGTAGCAAGCAATAAGTTAGGAATCAAAGCCTCTAGTTTATACAATGGAAAGGGTGGTCTTATAGATGACATTGCCCTTATAAG AGATGACGACGTGCTGTATGTGTCAGAAGGAGATCCATTCATCG ATCCTCAAAATGAAGCCAAGCTTAGATCTGATCCGCATGGAGCACATACTGATTGGCTGACCCTTAATATTGGTGGGCGTCTCTTCACCACCACCAG GAGCACCTTAGTCAGCAAGGAGCCAGAGAGTATGCTTGCTCACATGTTTCGAGAGAAAG ATGTGTGGGGGAACAAGCAGGACAAACATGGTGCTTACCTGATCGACCGCAGCCCTGAATACTTTGAGCCTATTCTCAACTACTTGAGACATGGTCAGCTCATTATAAATGAAGGCATAAATATACGAG GTGTCCTCGAAGAGGCTCGGTTCTTTGGAATTGAGCAGCTTGCTGAACAGCTGGAAGTAGCAATCAAG AACGCACAGCCACCTGAGGACCACTCTCCCATTTCCCGCAAGGAGTTTGTTCGTTTTCTTCTGGCAACACCCACCAAGTCAGAGCTCCGCTGTCAG GGACTTAATTTCAGTGGTGCTGATCTGTCCCGACTTGATCTGCGTTACATAAATTTTAAAATGGCTAATCTGAGCCGCTGCAATCTGACACAAGCCAACCTGTGCTGTTCCAATCTGGAGCGGGCTGATCTTTCTGGAGCCAACCTGGAT GGTGCTAACTTACAAGGAGTGAAGATGCTCTGTTCCAATGCTGAGGGAGCTTCTCTCAAAGGATGCAATTTTGAAGATCCGTCTGGACTGAAGGCAAACCTGGAAG GTGCTAACCTGAAAGGAGTTGACATGGAAGGAAGCCAAATGACGGGTATAAACCTGCGTGTGGCCACTCTGAAAAATGCAAAGCTGAAGAACTGTAACCTTCGGGGGGCCACTTTAGCAGGGACTGATCTGGAG AACTGTGACCTGTCCGGCTGTGATCTACAAGAAGCCAACCTGAGAGGGTCCAATGTAAAAGGAGCCATTTTTGAAGAGATGCTGACCCCTCTGCACATGTCACAGAGTGTCAGATAA